From the genome of Gorilla gorilla gorilla isolate KB3781 chromosome 4, NHGRI_mGorGor1-v2.1_pri, whole genome shotgun sequence, one region includes:
- the PCDH12 gene encoding protocadherin-12 yields MMQLLQLLLGLLGPGGYLFLLGDCQEVTTLTVKYQVSEEVPSGTVIGKLSQELGREERQRQAGAAFQVLQLPQALPIQVDSEEGLLSTGRRLDREQLCRQWDPCLVSFDVLATGDLALIHVEIQVLDINDHQPRFPKGEQELEISESASLRTRIPLDRALDPDTGPNTLHTYTLSPSEHFALDVIVGPDETKHAELIVVKELDREIHSFFDLVLTAYDNGNPPKSGTSLVKVNVLDSNDNSPAFAESSLALEIQEDAAPGTLLIKLTATDPDQGPNGEVEFFLSKHMPPEVLDTFSIDAKTGQVILRRPLDYEKNPAYEVDVQARDLGPNPIPAHCKVLIKVLDVNDNIPSIHVTWASQPSLVSEALPKDSFIALVMADDLDSGNNGLVHCWLSQELGHFRLKRTNGNTYMLLTNATLDREQWPKYTLTLLAQDQGLQPLSAKKQLSIQISDINDNAPVFEKSRYEVSTRENNLPSLHLITIKAHDADLGINGKVSYRIQDSPVAHLVAIDSHTGEVTAQRSLNYEEMAGFEFQVIAEDSGQPTLASSVSVWVSLLDANDNAPEVVQPVLSDGKASLSMLVNASTGHLLVPIETPNGLGPAGTDTPPLATHSSRPFLLTTIVARDADSGANGEPLYSIRSGNEAHLFILNPHTGQLFVNVTNASSLIGSEWELEIVVEDQGSPPLQTRSLLRVMFVTSVDHLRDSARKPGALSMSMLTVICLAVLLGIFGLILALFMSICRTEKRDNRAYNCREAESTYRQQPKRPQKHIQKADIHLVPVLRGQAGEPCEVGQSHKDVDKEAMMEAGWDPCLQAPFHLTPTLYRTLRNQGNQGAPAESREVLQDTVNLLFNHPRQRNASRENLNLPEPQPATGQPRSRPPKVAGSPTGRLAGDQGTEEAPQSPPASSATLRRQRHLNGKVSPEKESGPRQILRSLVRLSVAAFAERNPVEELTVDSPPVQQISQLLSLLHQGQFQPKPNHRGNKYLAKPGGSRSAIPDTDGPSARAGGQTDPEQEEGPLDPEEDLSVKQLLEEELSSLLDPSTGLALDRLSAPDPAWMARLSLPLTTNYRDNVISPDAAATEEPRTFQTFGKAEAPELSPTGTRLASTFVSEMSSLLEMLLEQRSSMPVEAASEALRRLSVCGRTLSLDLATSAASGMKVQGDPGGKTGTEGKSRGSSSSSSRCL; encoded by the exons ATGATGCAACTTCTGCAACTTCTGCTGGGGCTTTTGGGGCCAGGTGGCTACTTATTTCTTTTAGGGGATTGTCAGGAGGTGACCACTCTCACGGTGAAATACCAAGTGTCAGAGGAAGTGCCATCTGGTACAGTGATCGGGAAGCTGTCCCAGGAACTGGGCCGGGAGGAGAGGCAGAGGCAAGCTGGGGCTGCCTTCCAGGTGTTGCAGCTGCCTCAGGCGCTCCCCATTCAGGTGGACTCTGAGGAAGGCTTGCTCAGCACAGGCAGGCGGCTGGATCGAGAGCAGCTATGCCGACAGTGGGATCCCTGCCTGGTTTCCTTTGATGTGCTTGCCACAGGGGATTTGGCTCTGATCCATGTGGAGATCCAAGTGCTGGACATCAATGACCACCAGCCACGGTTTCCCAAAGGCGAGCAGGAGCTGGAAATCTCTGAGAGCGCCTCTCTGCGAACCCGGATCCCCCTGGACAGAGCTCTTGACCCAGACACAGGCCCTAACACCCTGCACACCTACACTCTGTCTCCCAGTGAGCACTTTGCCTTGGATGTCATTGTGGGCCCTGATGAGACCAAACATGCAGAACTCATAGTGGTGAAGGAGCTGGACAGGGAAATCCATTCATTTTTTGATCTGGTGTTAACTGCCTATGACAATGGGAACCCCCCCAAGTCAGGTACCAGCTTGGTCAAGGTCAACGTCTTGGACTCCAATGACAATAGCCCTGCGTTTGCTGAGAGTTCACTGGCACTAGAAATCCAAGAAGATGCTGCCCCTGGTACGCTTCTCATAAAACTGACCGCCACAGACCCTGACCAAGGCCCCAATGGGGAGGTGGAGTTCTTCCTCAGTAAGCACATGCCTCCAGAGGTGCTGGACACCTTCAGTATTGATGCCAAGACAGGCCAGGTCATTCTGCGTCGACCTCTAGACTATGAAAAGAACCCTGCCTACGAGGTGGATGTCCAGGCAAGGGACCTGGGTCCCAATCCTATCCCAGCCCACTGCAAAGTTCTCATCAAGGTTCTGGATGTCAATGACAACATCCCAAGCATCCACGTCACATGGGCCTCCCAGCCATCACTGGTGTCAGAAGCTCTTCCCAAGGACAGTTTTATTGCTCTTGTCATGGCAGACGACTTGGATTCAGGAAACAATGGTTTGGTCCACTGCTGGCTGAGCCAAGAGCTGGGCCACTTCAGGCTGAAAAGAACTAATGGCAACACGTACATGTTGCTAACCAATGCCACACTGGACAGAGAGCAGTGGCCCAAATATACCCTCACTCTGTTAGCCCAAGACCAAGGACTCCAGCCCTTATCAGCCAAGAAACAGCTCAGCATTCAGATCAGTGACATCAACGACAATGCACCTGTGTTTGAGAAAAGCAGGTATGAAGTCTCCACGCGGGAAAACAACTTACCCTCTCTTCACCTCATTACCATCAAGGCTCATGATGCAGACTTGGGCATTAATGGAAAAGTCTCATACCGCATCCAGGACTCCCCAGTTGCTCACTTAGTAGCTATTGACTCCCACACAGGAGAGGTCACTGCTCAGAGGTCACTGAACTATGAAGAGATGGCCGGCTTTGAGTTCCAGGTGATCGCAGAGGACAGCGGGCAACCCACGCTTGCATCCAGTGTCTCTGTGTGGGTCAGCCTCTTGGATGCCAATGATAATGCCCCAGAGGTGGTCCAGCCTGTGCTCAGCGATGGAAAAGCCAGCCTCTCCATGCTTGTGAATGCCTCCACAGGCCACCTGCTGGTGCCCATCGAGACCCCCAATGGCTTGGGTCCAGCAGGCACTGACACACCTCCACTGGCCACTCACAGCTCCCGGCCATTCCTTTTGACAACCATTGTGGCAAGAGATGCAGACTCGGGGGCAAATGGAGAGCCCCTCTACAGCATCCGCAGTGGAAATGAAGCCCACCTCTTCATCCTCAACCCTCATACGGGGCAGCTGTTCGTCAATGTCACCAATGCCAGCAGCCTCATTGGGAGTGAGTGGGAGCTGGAGATAGTAGTAGAGGACCAGGGAAGCCCCCCCTTACAGACCCGATCCCTGTTGAGGGTCATGTTTGTCACCAGTGTGGACCACCTGAGGGACTCAGCCCGCAAGCCTGGGGCCTTGAGCATGTCGATGCTGACGGTGATCTGCCTGGCTGTACTGCTGGGCATCTTCGGGTTGATCCTGGCTTTGTTCATGTCCATCTGCCGGACAGAAAAGAGGGACAACAGGGCCTACAACTGTCGGGAGGCCGAGTCCACCTACCGCCAGCAGCCCAAGAGGCCCCAGAAACACATTCAGAAGGCGGACATCCACCTCGTGCCTGTGCTCAGGGGTCAGGCAGGTGAGCCTTGTGAAGTCGGGCAGTCCCACAAAGATGTGGACAAGGAGGCGATGATGGAAGCAGGCTGGGACCCCTGCCTGCAGGCCCCCTTCCACCTCACCCCGACCCTGTACAGGACGCTGCGTAATCAAGGCAACCAGGGAGCACCGGCGGAGAGCCGAGAGGTGCTGCAAGACACGGTCAACCTCCTTTTCAACCATCCCAGGCAGAGGAATGCCTCCCGGGAGAACCTGAACCTTCCCGAGCCCCAGCCTGCCACAGGCCAACCACGTTCCAGGCCTCCGAAGGTTGCAGGCAGCCCCACAGGGAGGCTGGCTGGAGACCAGGGCACTGAGGAAGCCCCACAGAGCCCACCAGCCTCCTCTGCAACCCTGAGACGGCAGCGACATCTCAATGGCAAAGTGTCCCCTGAGAAAGAATCAGGGCCCCGTCAGATCCTGCGGAGCCTGGTCCGGCTGTCTGTGGCTGCCTTCGCCGAGCGGAACCCCGTGGAGGAGCTCACTGTGGATTCTCCTCCTGTTCAG CAAATCTCCCAGCTGCTGTCCTTGCTGCATCAGGGCCAATTCCAGCCCAAACCAAACCACCGAGGAAATAAGTACTTGGCCAAGCCAGGAGGCAGCAG GAGTGCAATCCCAGACACAGATGGCCCAAGTGCAAGGGCTGGAGGCCAGACAGACCCAGAACAGGAGGAAGGGCCTTTGGATCCTGAAGAGGACCTCTCTGTGAAGCAACTGCTAGAAGAAGAGCTGTCAAGTCTGCTGGACCCCAGCACAG GTCTGGCCCTGGACCGGCTGAGCGCCCCTGACCCGGCCTGGATGGCGAGACTCTCTTTGCCCCTCACCACCAACTACCGTGACAATGTGATCTCCCCGGATGCTGCAGCCACGGAGGAGCCGAGGACCTTCCAGACATTCGGCAAGGCAGAGGCACCAGAGCTGAGCCCAACAGGCACGAGGCTGGCCAGCACCTTTGTCTCGGAGATGAGCTCACTGCTGGAGATGCTGCTGGAACAGCGCTCCAGCATGCCCGTGGAGGCCGCCTCCGAGGCGCTGCGGCGGCTCTCGGTCTGCGGGAGGACCCTCAGTTTAGACTTGGCCACCAGTGCGGCCTCAGGCATGAAAGTGCAAGGGGACCCAGGTGGAAAGACGGGGACTGAGGGCAAgagcagaggcagcagcagcagcagcagcaggtgcCTGTGA